DNA sequence from the Pseudomonadota bacterium genome:
CAACGAGCAAATGGAGTATGTCCTCAGCCAGGCAAACACCATGGCCATAGAGGCGGAAATCGCCAATATTGAGTTAGGCCAGATTTTCAATACCTCTGCCGATGCCATGTGGGTTATCGGGTCGGATTACCATGTTCAGCGGGCTAACAAAAAACTGCAGGAGCTTACCGGACAATCAGAAAAAGAATTAACCGGTAAATTATGTCATGAAATTTTTTCTCACTCCATGTGTCAAGGTGATGAGTGTCCACTTCAACGGATCAAACAAGGAGCTAAGCTGGTCGAATATGATTTTGAACACAAATTCAACCAGGACGAAGCTATCTCCTGCATCCTGACCGCCACTCCCCTGCGCGGTCTGGACCAGGAACTTATCGGGATTGTTGCTGATTTCAAAAATATTTCCGCCCGCAAAAAAGCCGAAGCAGCCCTCCAGCAGGCGAACATGGAGTTACAGCGGCTGGCATCTATCGATAGTTTGACCAAGATTGCTAACCGCCGTCGGTTTGATGACGTTCTGACACTTGAATGGCGGCGACTGCAGCGGGAAAAGCTTCCCCTTGCATTGATCATGATCGATATTGATTGTTTTAAGATTTATAATGACACTTATGGGCACCAGCAAGGAGACGACTGTTTACAGTCCGTAGCCAGGAGCATCTCCCAACAGAGCAAACGGCCGGCTGACCTGGTGGCCCGTTATGGCGGTGAAGAGTTTGTGGTTGTCCTCCCCAATACTGATACCGAAGGAGCTACACAGCTGGCGGAGCAGATGCGAAAGCAGGTTCAATTACTCAACATGCCACATAAGAACTCTCCAGTGACGCCAGTAGTGACTATCAGCCTCGGAGTATCAGCCGTAGTACCCGTTTCCAACTACAGCCCGGAACAACTGCTTTCCTGGGCTGATCAATGTCTCTACCAGGCCAAAGAAGCGGGAAGAAATCAGGTTCAGTCTGCCCCGTTCGCCAATACCGCGCCCCCCGGCAGACAGCTGAAATGAAAGCTGAAAACCTCCCGGAAAAATCTCCCGGACCATTTCATATTGTCCTGGTGGAACCTGAAATACCCCCAAATACCGGTAACATCGCCCGCTTGTGTGCCGCCACCGGCACCATTCTGCACCTGGTTGGCAAACTGGGATTTTCCCTTGATGATCGGCAATTAAAACGGGCCGGGCTGGACTATTGGCCGGCTGTAGATGTCAGACAATGGAAGACGCTGGCAGAAATGCAGCAAGCTCATCCCGAAGGGCGGTATTGGTACACCTCCAAAAAGGCGCAAAAAAGCTATATCGAAGCGGATTTCAAACCAGGGGACTTCCTGGTTTTCGGCAAAGAAACCATGGGCCTGCCGGAATCACTGCTGGCAGGCCAGGCAAGGTGGACTATCAGGATACCGATGATCGAAGGAGTGGTCCGTAGTTTAAATCTCTCTACCGCCGCCGGTATTATCCTCTACGAAGCCGGAAGACAGGTCGGCTGGGCATAAAATATTCCTGAACGGTTCAGGGTGTACGGTATAGGGTATAGGGAGAACAGCTTCAACCTTNNNNNNNNNNNNNNNNNNNNNNNNNNNNNNNNNNNNNNNNNNNNNNNNNNNNNNNNNNNNNNNNNNNNNNNNNNNNNNNNNNNNNNNNNNNNNNNNNNNNCCTTTAGCCTTTCGCCTTTCGCCTTCCGCCTCCCCAAATTCTTCCTTCAGGGTCTCAATCTCCAGGTTGGCAGCCTCCCACTCCTCATAAAAACCGGCCAACTGCGCCTCTAGTTTCTGTTTCTTTCTTTCCTGCCGCCACACTTCCTCCGCCTTTGTCTGCTGAAAATAATCAGGGTCGGCAAAAATATTTTTAATCGCGGTAATTTCATCTTCAAGCTGGGAAATTTCCCCTTCCAGTTGGCGGCTTTTCAACTGCAAAGGTTTAACCGCCCGGCTGTAGGCCTGACGTTTGGCCGCGGCGGCTTTCTTTTTCTCTTTAGCCTCACGATAGCTTGGAACCGACTTTACCTTCGCCGGTTTTTCGCCGGCCAGGTCAACTCGGGAGGACAGGTGATCAACCCCAATTTTTTCCAGGAATTCCCGATAACTGCCATCAAACATTTCCATGCTTTGGGGTTTTAGCTCCAACACCCTGGTGGCTACCCGATCGACCAGATAACGATTATGGCTGACCAACAGGACGCTGCCATCATAATTTTCCAGCGCCCGGGTAAAAGATTCGATGGATTCCATATCCAGGTGGTTACTGGGCTCATCAAGGACCATCACATTCGGCTTCTGCAGCACCATCCTGGCCAACAGCAGGCGGGCAGCTTCACCGCCGGAAAGGGCGGCGGTATTTTTATGCACATCGTCACCGGAAAAAAGGAAATTGCCCAACAACCCCCTGATGGTACCGATGGATGCCCCGGGATCAACGCTGTAAAGGAACTCGTAGGGAGTTGTATTGGCCGGGATGGATTCATGATGATCCTGGGAAAAATACTCCGGATAGGTTTCATAACCCCATTCATATGAACCGGCATCCGCTTCCAGTTCGCCCATCAGGATTTTCAACAAGGTTGATTTCCCCACCCCGTTTGGACCGATAATGGCAATTTTATCCTGGCGATAAACGGTGAAATCAACCCCGTCAAGCACCGATAAGCTACCAAATGATTTGCTGAGTCCATTGACTTCCAAAACTGTCTTACCCGATGGCCGCCGGCTGCTGAAGGAAATAACCGGCCAGGCCCGGGAACTGTAGACCGGCGCCTCAAGATTTTTTTCCAGCCGCTCAATCTGCTTGACTTTGCTCTGGGCCTGGCGGGCCTTGGTGGCCTTGCCCTTGAACCGGGTAACAAAATGCTGCAGCTCGCCGATGCGCTTTTCCGCCTTGGCGGCTTCCTGGTGCCGCATGACATCCTCCTGCTCCTTGGCTTCCAGGAAACGGTCGTAATTTCCCACATACATTTTCATGGTTCCATAATCAATATCAACAATGTGCGTACTGATCGTATTGAGGAACCGCCGATCGTGGGAAACCACCAACACCACTCCCTGGTATGCGGCCAGGTATTCTTCCAGCCAGCGAATGGAAAGAATATCCAGATGGTTGGTAGGCTCATCCAGCAGGAGAACATCAGGTTCACCGAAAAGACACTGGGCCAGCAGCACCCGCAGTTTATAGCCCCCGGACAAAACCTGCATTGGCTGAAAGTGTTTTTCAGCCGGGATCCCCAGGCCTTCAAGCATGGCGGCAATCCGGCTTTCGGCCTGGTAACCGTCATGGTGGGCAATAATTTCCTCCACTTCAATCAGGCGCTCAGCTGAGGGTTCTTTCTGCTGCAGCAACTCTTCTTTTTCAGTCAGGGCGGCGGCCAGATCGGGGCGGCCGGCCAACACCACTTTCAGGATCGGTATGGTCTCAAAAGCAAAATGATCCTGATTGACAGCGCCGACAACTACCCTGCCGGGCAGGGAGATATCGCCCTGATCGGCGGTTTCCAAACCACTCAAGAGGCGCAGAAAGGTGGATTTGCCGGAACCGTTACCGCCGACAATCCCGTAGCGTTTCCCCGGATCAAAACGGAGATTAACCCCGGCAAAAAGCAACTGGCTGCCATAGGACTTGGACAGGTTACTGATACTGATCATAATAATCTATTCACGTCATACTGAAGCATGAGCAAAGCCCTTTTTCAGCTAGGAATTATCTTCTTCAAACCCACTATCCAGCAGTCAAACCCAACTGGACAGAGGCAAAGTCATTATGGTATCCTGCCATAACAGAATGTNNNNNNNNNNNNNNNNNNNNNNNNNNNNNNNNNNNNNNNNNNNNNNNNNNNNNNNNNNNNNNNNNNNNNNNNNNNNNNNNNNNNNNNNNNNNNNNNNNNNGCCTGCAGCCCGGTGCGCAACACCTACCATGTCACCAAAGGGACCATCCTCACGACCTGCAAGGCGGTCGATCTGGCTGCTGATCTGGCCGGCGGAACAATCAAAACAACCTATCGGCTGGGGAAATTCACTTTCAAAGTGGTCAGCGCCCCCATCAACTGGCCTTTAACTCACGATCTGGAAACCATTGACGGCCTTTCCCCTAAAGAGGCTATTCGCCAGGGACGAGTAAAGAATTCGCCCTACACCGTTTATGGTCATCGTTATCATCCCATGTCAGTAAAAACTGCACAATCCTACCGTGAGGAAGGCACTGCTTCCTGGTACGGAAATGAAACTAGCCGGCAGCGGGGTGGACATATGACTGCCAACGGTGAAGCCTTTAATCCCTGGAAGCCCACTGCCGCCCATAAGCTGCTGCCTCTGCCTACCCATGTACGGGTTACCAACCTGGATAACGGTCGGTCAATGATTGTCCGGGTCAACGACCGGGGGCCATTTGTCAAAGGTCGGATCATTGATTTAAGCGCCGGCGCCAGTAAAAAACTGGGGTTTTATGATAGAGGAACCGCCCGGGTCCGGGTGGAAACCGTACAGCTGGATTAACAACTTTTTCGGAAAGAAAAAATCCGCTTGGTTTCAGATGGAACGCCCCCATCTTAGAGCATTACGGTTTAAAGCCATGCTGCTGTGGGGCTCAATAATATCCGGTCCCTGTAGTTTGAAAGGCTGGAACATGAGCCTGGCATCATGGAGGGTGATATGAAGGTGCGGCAGCAAGGGGAAAATCCGCTGCCGCGGCAGAATCATGGTGGCCAGCAAAACCGCCAGGCTTTCGCTCGCCTCGTTTGCAGTCATGGTCACCGGGTAGAAACGCGAAGCATCAATATGGCATTCAGGCTCCTCCGAAGGCTGAATAATTGTCATATTTTTAGCCAGGCGCAGGAAGAGGCGGGGCTGAATCTTGAAGGCCGGCACCCAGAAAGAAGCCGGCCGCTCATTCCAGGCCGGTTCAATCATTTTCGGCAGGTTAGCCTGGCGAACCAGATCCGCATAGGAATGAATCTCCAACCCATCGATTTCCACCCGCAGCCGCCAGAAGGGAATCTGCAGTATCCCCTGTTTATCCTCTGGAGGAAATACCGATGCCAAAACCGGTTGCAACCCTGCAAGTGAAGCTTTCCAGGCTGTATGGCAATTGTCACACAGGAGCACCAGGCTGTCGCGCTCACCTTTCAAATCCCAACCGCAGGCAGGACAAAGGGCCGGAACAAAGGAAAGCGCACTGTCTGCAAGCGGCTCCTTTTGCAGGCGATCATCCAGGCTGGCAGCGGATATTCCCGGCAGTTTCTTGCTATCAATAGCATCCTGAAAATGATTTTCACCAACCCGTTTTACCGGCGCGTAAATCAGCGAACATTCCTCGCCGATAAAAGCACTGAAATCCATTTTCCCGGATCCGGCAGCCAGGCGACGCCGATGGAGATCCTCCACGGAGGTTTTCAGCGGGGTTTCCACGGCCAGGAAACTGCCGGAAACTTCAGGGGTAACAAAACGAAGAGGAAGACTCTGGGGACGGAATCCCAGACTTTGGGGAAATCCCTGAATCTCAACAGCGCGGATACTGGTATCCAGAAGACGTTTAGCTATCTGATGGCCCCGGCAGGAAAACAACATACCCTTTGCCCGCCAGTAGGGAACATAAAAGAGTTCATCGTCATCCCGATCAGCAGGAGGAAGATAATAACGGCAAGCTCCCGGCGTTGCCAGGTAAAGACACACCCGGCAATAAGGACAGATAAAAAGACGATCACTTTCCGCCAAAGTCACCGGTGCTCCGCACTGGGGGCACTGGTGATCTACCCGCCAGCCAGCCATCTAGAATTTTTCACCGCACTGATTGCAAAAATGAGCCTCAGGAAGATTCTCCGTGCCGCAGGAAGGACAAATAATGCCTGCTGATTTCTGCTCCACCGGGGTTCCACACCGGGGACAGAATTTGGCATTCGGCGGCAGGTTTTTACCGCAATGAACACACTGGCTGATAACCAGCAGCTGGTGACCGCAAGCAGGGCAGAAACGAGCATCTTTTGCCACCGGAACATGGCACTCAGGACAGTGATACGGTGATGATGCTTCAACCTGGCTTTCATTTCCAGCAGGTTTCATCAGGTTGCTGAACATGGCCGGCATCATCAACCCCAGACCAACACCCATCCCGGAACCGGCATCACCACCGGACTCGGGCATCTTTTCCATCGCCATGGCCGCCTTCATCTGCATCAGCCGATTCATATCATCGAACATGGACAAGCGCCCCCGGTCATCAATAGCCTGCTGCACTTCAGGAGGCGGCGTGATGGCATTAGTATAAAGAGCAGTTAGACCAAGACCAAAACGGCCGAAATCATCTTCAAGACGCTGCCGCAGTTTTTCTGACAGGGACTCATAACATCCCGGCAGATCAAGGATAGTATCCAACTCCTCACCCAACAAGTCATTAAATCTGGAGACGATAACCCGATTCAAATATTCCTCGATGCTCTCGGTGGTATACATTCCCTGGGTTCCCACCAGCCGGTTGATAAACAGAATCGGCTGGATTACCTGGACATTGAAAACTCCGAACGCCCGCAGACGCACCAGCCCCAGGCTGGAATCCTTAAAGGCAACCGGATCCCGGGTACCCCATTTCAGATTGGGAAAAACTTTCAGGTTAACAAAGTAAACTTCAGCCCGAAATGGACTGCTGAAACCCCAGGGCAGGCTCAAAACCTTGGTCAACACCGGCAGGTTATGGGTTGAAAGGTTATGTCTTCCCGGACCGATGGCGTCATAGGCCTTGCCCTGGTAGAAAAAGACGGCGGCCTGGCTGTCGCGAACGATGAGCTGAGCCCCAAACTTCAGCTCTCCCGATCCCTGTTCAGGGATACGATGGACCAGCTCCTGGCCACTATCATCAAACCACTCAATAACTTCCAGAAAAATCAGATTGTCAGTTCCCACATTTTCTCCTACTTTCACCGAGGGTTATGGACATACCCATCTTTTTGGTTGTGGGGCGCGCTAAAGCAATGTCCCCAGGCGTCATTATTTTATATTCGGCTGATAAGAGACAAAGTTTAAGAAAATCTGGAAAATGACCGGAAGGAAAAAAGAAAACTCAACTTTCTGAGTTGCTCTAAAAACAGCAGAAAGAAATTTCCAGGGATGTTCCGGCATGGCTCATAGCGGTTTGGCCGCCGAACGAATCACACGATGTGATTCGCGGCGGACGCGGGGACATTGCTTTAGCAGTGTCCCCACAAGCCGGCCTGTCTGCGTGCGGCACGCACAGGCAGGCCATGGACGGCCGGCGAGAATGAGCGAGAGCTATGCCGGAACATCCTGCTAATATGTCCCTGGCAATGCAAATCAGAAAGTTGAGAGAAAGGAAATCAAGCGTTTTTCCGCTGGCTGCCGGTATATATTTCATACTTCAGCAAGCGGCACTCGATTGGTCCGTTATACAATGGAATCTTTCGGGAGGCTTTCAGGCCCACTTTTTTAGCCAGCTCCCGGTTGCCGGTAAGGATAAAACCCCGGAAGCCGGCACATCTCTGTTTGAAAAAATCACCGATGCGCCGGTAGGTAGCATTCAATGCTTCCAACTCTCCCAAGCGTTCACCATATTCCGGGTTGAGAACCACAACCCCGCCACCAGCCGGAACCGGAATTTGGGCAAAGTCACCCACCCCGAATTCAATCAGAGACTCAACACCAGCCCGCCTGGCATTGTTCCTGGCCATTTTCACCACCGCCGGATTACTGTCTGTGGCAATGATGCGACCAGCTAATTTCTGTTTCACCTGTTTTCCGGCTTCCTGCAACAAGCTTTGCCAGACATCCCGGGGAAATTCACCCAGATGCATGAAGGCATAATTACGGCGACGCAGTCCCGGTGGAATATCGAGCTTTTTTAATGCCGCTTCGGTGGCCAATGTCCCACTGCCACACATGGGATTTAAGAAAGAACCGATCCCATCCCAGGCAACTTCCTGAACCACTGCCGCCGCCAGGGTCTCCTGTAGTGGTGCCTGACCACCTTCCTGACGATAACCACGGCGCGCCAGGGATTCGCCGGAAGTATCCAGATAAATACTGCAATGGTTCTGCTTCCAGAAAGCATGGACAACCACCCCATGCCGCCGGGGACCGGAATCAGGACGGCGCCCCAGCAACCGGCGGATGCGGTCAACAATAACATCCTTGGTTTTCTGGTTGATAAAACGCCGGTCACGAACGGAAGGATGATCCACCACCGAGGTAACCGAGAGATATTCATCGACGGGAATATATTTCTCCCAGCAAATACGGGAAAGACGTGAAAAAAGCTCGTCCTGGGTTGGACATTTCCAGGATTCGAGCTGAAAGAGGACCCGCTGGCCGGTACGACAATGAAGATTAAGGCGCATGGCATCAGTCAGAGTGCCCCTGGTTGAAACACTGGCCACTGATTCAGCAATAAGCGGAAACCCCAGGTTCTTCAACTCCGCGGCTAAAAACGGTGGAATACCTTTAGCACAGGGAATGAGCAAAGTGCCGGACTGGGAAAAAATGGACATGATAAAAGGGACCTCAGAAAAGGATTTCCGTCCCCACCCCTTTTTCGGTGAAAATTTCCAGCAGCAGGCAATGGGGCAGACGTCCGTCGACAATATGGGTCTTTCTTACCCCACCTCGCATGGCATCCAGACAACAGTTAATTTTCGGCAGCATTCCCCCGATGATCTCGCCGCCGGCAACCATGGTTTGGACCTCTTCATGTGGTAGTGAAGACAAGAGTTCCCCATTTTTATCCAGGACACCGGGAACATCCGTCAGCAGAATCAATTTTTCAGCCTGCAGAGCGGCTGCCACTGATCCAGCCACCAGATCAGCATTAATATTGTAGGTTTCGCCGGTTTCATCAACGCCTACCGGCGCAATAACCGGGATAAAACCGGTATTATCCAGGGAACCGAGAACTTCAGGATTAACCCTTCTGACGACCCCGACCTTACCCACGTCAATAATCTCCGGGGGCCGATCAGCCTGGGGAGTGTCGTACATCAAAAACTTTTCCGCTTCCAGCAGGTTGCCATCCTTGCCACTGAGGCCCACCGCTTTACCACCATGCCGGTTGATAAAATTGACGATCATCTTGTTGACTTTCCCCACCAGAACCATTTCCACCACATCCATGGTTTCCTGGTCGGTCACCCGCATCCCCTGGACAAATGAACTTTCTATACCCATTTTCCTCAGGACTTCGCCTATCTGCGGGCCGCCACCATGCACAATAACCGGGTTGATACCAATAAATTTAAGCAGTACCACATCTTCGGCAAATGATGAGCGCAGCTGCTCATCCACCATGGCATGGCCACCGTATTTAATCACAAACGTTTTACCGTAAAAGGTGCGGATAAACGGCAGGGATTCAATCAGAGTCTTGGCTTTCTGGATCAATTTCTCCATCTTTACAACTTTCACCCATTGATCTTTCGAGCTTTGCTTCGCTCTCTTGCACCTTTAACCTTNNNNNNNNNNNNNNNNNNNNNNNNNNNNNNNNNNNNNNNNNNNNNNNNNNNNNNNNNNNNNNNNNNNNNNNNNNNNNNNNNNNNNNNNNNNNNNNNNNNNCTTGCACCTTTAACCTTTCTTATAAAATATAGCGGCTGAGGTCTTCATCCTCAACCACATCTTCCAGCTTTCGTTTAACCTCCTTGGCATCGATAGAAACCTTGACGCCTTTCATTTCAGAGGCATTGAACGATACTTCATCCAGAAGACGTTCCAAGATGGTATGCAGGCGCCGGGCACCGATATTTTCATGGTTTTCATTGACATAACAGGCAATTTCAGCAATTTCTTCAATGGCATCAGCGGCAATTTCCAGCCTCACATCTTCGGTTTTCATTAATTCCACGTACTGGGTAATCAGAGCATTGCGCGGTTCTTTAAGAATTCTGACAAAATCCTCCTTTTCCAGAGAATCCAGTTCCACCCGGATCGGGAAACGACCCTGCAACTCAGGAATCAAATCAGCAGGCTTAACCCCGTGGAAAGCTCCGGCGGCCACGAAAAGAATATGATCGGTTTTAATAATCCCGTACTTGGTATTTACCGATGAACCTTCGACGATGGGTAATAAATCCCGCTGGACTCCCTCACGGGAAACATCGGGACCGGAACTGCTTTCCCGGCCAACCACCTTGTCTATCTCATCGAGGAAAACAATTCCATGCTGGGCCACCCGCCGTTTGGCTTCGGTCACCACCTTCTCCATATCAACCATCCGCTGGGCTTCCTGTTCCACCAGGAATTCATAAGCCTCGGGGACCTTCATCTTTTTCTTCCGGGTTTTCTGCGGCATGATATTTTCAAACATATCGCGCAGATTAATATCCATTTCCTCCATCCCGGCAGCAGAAAAAATTTCCACCACCGGCGTCGAACGCTCAGTTATTTCTATGTCCACCAGGCGTTCATCCAGTTTACCGGAGCGGAAAAGGCCCCGCAGTTTTTCCCGGGTCTTTTTCTGTGGTTCAGCTTCCGGCGGCAGAACAATCACTTCAGGAGTTTTAATTTCACTATCATCGTCACTGCCCGCGGGTTTAGAATCAGGAGGTGATTGCACCGGCGGCAGGAGGATATCCAGGAGACGATCTTCGGCACCCTTCCGGGCCTTGCCCCGGACATTTTCAGCCTCCTCGACTTTAACCATCGTGACTGCCAGTTCAGTTAAATCCCGGATCATGGATTCCACATCACGGCCCACATAACCAACTTCAGTAAACTTGGAAGCCTCAACTTTTATAAATGGTGAACGGGCCAGTTTTGCCAACCGGCGGGCAATTTCAGTTTTACCGACTCCGGTGGGCCCGATCATGATAATATTCTTTGGGGCTATTTCATCACGCAGATCTCCCGGGACCTGCTGGCGGCGCCAACGATTACGCAGGGCTATCGCCACTGCCCTTTTGGCATCATCCTGGCCAACCACATATTTATCCAACTCAACGACAATTTCACGGGGGGTTAACGTTGACATAAATTATTTCTCCTCCTTACCATCAACCAATTTTTCAATGGTAAACTGGTTATTAGTATAGATACAAATTGTGGAAGCTATGGTCAGAGCTTCTTTAACTATTTCAGTGGCTGGAAGTTCGGTGTGCTTAATCAGAGCCTTGGCAGCCGCCTCGGCGTAGGGTGCGCCTGAACCAATGGCCACCACATGATCATCCGGCTCAATGACATCACCATTTCCTGACAATACCAGAGTATGCTCCTCATTGCCAACAATCAGCAACGCTTCCAGCCGACGAAGCATCTTATCCATCCGCCAGTCCTTGGCCATTTCCACCGCTGACCGCATCAGATTGCCGTTAAACTGGTTCAATTTTTCCTCAAAGCGCTCAAAAAGAGTAAAAGCATCGGCAGTGGAGCCGGCAAAGCCAGCCAGTACCTGATGGTCAAAAAGCCAGCGGACTTTCCTGGCCCCGTGTTTCATCACTGTGTCACCCATGGTGACCTGGCCATCACCACCAATCGCCAGTTCCTTGCCGGTACGAACAGCAAGAATCGTTGTTCCTTTAAACATAAATATTCTCCTATCATGTTAAGCAATCAGCTTTCAGCTGCCAGCGTTCAGTTGTAAGGCTGTCCTGACGCTTCCAACCTTCAGCATAGCACCACGATCATTCCCGCTTCCCCGCCAGGGGATGTGCCTGGTCATAAATTTCCACCAATCGTTTAATATCCAGATGGGTATATCTCTGGGTAGTAGAAAGGCTGCTATGGCCAAGAAGTTCCTGAATGCTTCTCAAATCCGCCCCATTCTGCATCAGGTGGGTTGCAAATGAGTGACGGATGGAATGCGGTGAAAACGGTTTAAAAAGTTTTGCCTGCAGCAGATATTTTTCCAGCATCCGGGCTACCGAACGGGAAGTAAGACGGATGCCGCGGACATTCAGAAACAATGCATCATCCCCCTCTCCGGCAGGAATCCTGACGGCAATATATTCCTTCAACCAATGTGCAGCCATACTTCCCAAAGGAATGACCCGTTCTTTCCGCCCTTTACCGATAACCCTGACAACCTGAGCGAGAAAATCAACCTGGGACATATTCATGGCAGTCAGTTCCGCCACCCGCATCCCGGAAGCATAAAGAAGTTCCATAATCGCCCGGTCACGTTTCCCCGAAACCGTATCAAGAGGAATAG
Encoded proteins:
- a CDS encoding tyrosine recombinase XerC; this encodes MLGEKFCPREDFIRYLSVERHYSEHTVRAYRSDLDSLYRFLMNRFQFSEKSEECWREVKEQHLRTFLREQLQKTSRATVSRRLATIRSFFSFLKKRGWRLDNPADLLVTPRQGQHLPAYLEIDEMKALLEAIPLDTVSGKRDRAIMELLYASGMRVAELTAMNMSQVDFLAQVVRVIGKGRKERVIPLGSMAAHWLKEYIAVRIPAGEGDDALFLNVRGIRLTSRSVARMLEKYLLQAKLFKPFSPHSIRHSFATHLMQNGADLRSIQELLGHSSLSTTQRYTHLDIKRLVEIYDQAHPLAGKRE